TGCTAAACTTATTGTAAAGTTATTACATAAACAATTTTCATCCTTTTCTAtactcttaaaaatataaaatttcaagTTCACGTTTGCACACACAATTTCTTCGGAGTCCATTGAGGCTTATACATCTTGTGGGTGCCACAAACAGCGAAAAGCAGAGAGGGGTAGGGGAGGAGGGGAGTACGAAAACAacgagaaaaataaaaaatatatggtgTGCAATAAGCGAAATGTACTGCGCAACATGTGAGATGATGTATGAAATATATGCTATGTGATATGTACTTAGTTATAAGTGCTATGTGTTATGctatatgttcttttttatatgtaatacgCTAAAAACAAgctacattaaaaaaaaaaaaataatacttcaAAATGGATAACTGTGAAAATAATGAGgctacaaataaaaaattgcataAATTGCTCAAGGTGCGCTCGTACACACACACCCGCACACACGCACACAAACATACAGTGTTTATCAGTACACTAGTAGGTTCAGAAATGAGGGTATGCGTGTgtacatttacatttatttatatatatatatatatatataagtacctAATTCATACAAACGTTCACACGCACGTACACACATATGCGGAGCTTGGTGAGAAGTGTGTATGCGGCCTCCTCACCTTTTAAAGGGGGCGCGAAAATATAATCAgcgtatttttaaaaaatttgggCTTTTAAACGCATACAGAactatgtaaatatatatgcaattactgtaaaaaaaatgcaaatataaTTACTCCTTTTTTGctctctttattttataatttttattttttaatatcttttttgtattttgtattttttatcttgtattttttttttttttttcaaactcaaaatgtaaaaatgcttaaagaaaaagagcactaaattattaattaaaacgaatacttaaaaaaatattatattttttccattttttaaaaagttgcGCAAAATAAGGCTTACGTACGAATGCATACACAGGAAAGCGAAAGACCCAAggggaaaacaaaaatgcaCTCAAAAAGAGTAGAGGGGGGTGGAGGGGGAAGTTATGCACTACATTATTGTACTACTCataaatgtatgtttatacttatacatacatatacacatgagCATATTTACACGCACATTTGCACTCACATGTACACTGACACTCACACTTACCACTGCGAAATTGCAAAGTGGTTAAGTTTCAAAACATAGCTAacgaatttaaaaaataaacatagtAATACTAAAATGCCTTAGTAGCTTGGatacgcaaaaaaaaaaaaaaaaaaaaaaatagaacagaaatcaaaaggtaaaataatgtaatgtAACGCAACAAAACATGACTAAGCTCttttattcttcttttattataacaatcttcatttaattttccaTAGAGTTTTTTCCTCCCCCAcgatgtaaatttttatccCGTTATTTCACAGTTTTTCTGGTAAGAATATGTATCAATGACCTCCCGCATGTAACGAAGTATGCTTTAGAATTACACGCCTTATAAATGAAcagttaaataataaataggtaaacatataaacatataaacaaattaacaaattaacaaataaacaaataagcaaataaacatataaacaaataaacatataaacaaattaacaaataaacaaataaacaaattgacaaataaacaaataaacaaattaacaaattaacaaatacAGTTATCCATTTTATAAACAACTGATGATTGAATGAGAAAATGTTTATACCTCcctattacaaaaaaaaaaaaaaaagaaaaaaaatataacataaaaatatctggaaaataaatgaaaaactgATAAGAGATACCCAGTTTTGAgaataagaaaaaggaaacttttcctttctcattttttccccctttcCGTTATTCGCGCATCGCTAAACgtgtaatatatacacatatatatatatatatatatatatatatatgtatgtttatatacatatatatatgtgtatatatttatctattcatttaaaaaaaaaaaaagcttacCCCCTTACGGCTATGTGTTCCGCACAAAGTTAAGTAAAAGTTAgcgtaaaataaaattaaaagggaaaaattaaGCAAAAAGTATACCTGTACAAAACttaagttaaaaatatgGAAGACTTTAATAACGTTCATAACGTTGACAATGCTGACTATGTTGACAATGCTGACTATGTTGAGAGTACTGACCATGTTTCCAGCCCttatgcaaaaaataatataaattacaatgCATTTGATGAAAAGGATGTCGAAGCAAATCAGAATAATGCAAATGTCATTAATAGCTTAGTGGGGAAAATTATATCAGAAAAATACTTGTCtgattttataaatgaagagatattttttataggaGAAGTTGTTGGAATagaagataataaaattagcCTAAAATCAGTAAATGGTAATGTAAAAACTTTACATTAATGAAGCTTACATAAGTGCCACACACAAGCACGTTTTTACATTTGTCCATAAATTATGCGTAAAAATTGATATCTACATTTTTGCGTGAAAGAGTTGAGTGAGGATATTACGTGAAAATGTTgagttaataatttttgtttctcTGCTCTCAGGCAAATGTGTCGAGTGTGTCATCCAAGACAGGAATTTCAAAGCACATACAAAATACGTAGGCATAAAAGGTACCGTATCAGATgacttaaaaataattgaaacAAGAGGAGTAATATTCTTAGAAGATATTAATTTCGAAATAGTTAAtgagtatataaatatttatatgcaaaatataaactcagatgtttttttatcatcCTACTAGAACATTGTGCTAAAttaatatcaaaaataagataattatttggaggatttttttttttttttttatatttttaccctTCTTTAAATGCTAGCTGTAGCTACAAAATTTTGGGTACCCCTCTGGACAAACGCATTCATCATAACATTCATCATAACATTCATCATAACATTCTTTTAAGTTGTCTTTACATCATTTGTTTATCATTTGTTTATCATTTGTTTATCATTcgtttatcattttttatcattttttatcattttttatcattttttatcatttttttatcatttttttatcatttgtttatcatttgtttatcattttttatcattttttatcatttttttatcatttttttcatcattttacataatttcacttccttttttttttcttctcctttCGTCTCCCCACTTCACcctcttttttgttttaaaatttgtcTCTTTCGAATTATGTATTTGTGTACTTAAACGAATTAAAGCATATAagagttttatttttaactcgaaaaattaaaaaattttgcatagctatatgcacatgtataaattaaatgtcgctaaacaaaaataaacaataaaaaaagttaaacaAATAAcgtgaaaattaaaaaaaaagaattcatGGTAAAAGAGGAACTGATGAATGAAGCAACAACTCAGTTGATGGGCATTTCCTGCATAAATAcacatacgtgtatatatacatacataataatatttatgcttatacatatacgtgtatatatacatacataataatatttatgcttatacatatacgtgtatatatacatacataatatatttatgcttatacatatacgtgtatataaacatatatatatttatgcttatacatatacgtgtatataaacatatatatatttatgcttatacatatacgagTACACATATTGCGGAGATCAAAAAGGCAGGTACTTATCTTCCGTTACTAGGCTAAGCCaaactgtaaaaaaaaaaaaaaaaaaaaaaaaattatcaaggagacatataaaaaatgcgCAGCATAATGATACAACAAACTGACGATGAAATGAAGGCATACCAGGATAGTAATGCACCGAATCAATATTTCTAATTAAAGCTAAAGATGGAAATTCCTTTGCTCTGTTATTTATCTTGAGTGGATCGGACGCCACTATAAAGGAATAGAGTTAAAGAAAACATTGTGCATGTACATGTGTGCAGGTAAATAATGGAATGTACTGAtaggtatacatatatatatatatatatatatatatatatatatatatatatatatataaatactgaataaaataataatttttattatatttcaattttagTTTAAGGTTTACTCAGTTTCAAGGCAAATATATGATGCAGCAAATTCTgcaaaagtaaataaaaagaaatgtgTGCAACTCCGTACCCATATCCTTTTGACAGCACATGTCCGCCACTTGAAACATAaccaattatttttttcgatggtaaaattatttcatctATATCTTTCTTTTCACACgtttttgaatttatatCCCCCTTTATTTGTCCATTTGTCTGTACTTTAACATCTCCCTTTGCAGATTTactctttttcattattcggtttttatatttatgaattacTGATTCTttgaacttttttattttttccttcttcttATTTGTGTGTCTTATTCGTTTGTGCATAACCCACTCATGCAATTTATTTGTACCCACTTGTtctattcaaataaaaaaaaaggattaaaaaattaggaCTGAAGCTTACATATTAATGAAGCGCTGAAATGCGGCTTTCCGAACTATTGCTTGAGGTTATATTTggtgcttttttttttttttttttaaatttgcgCGTTAAGCGCGAAAATAGACATGAAGCACAAAAGCggatatacatgtatgtacgtacgtatgcatgggtatatataaatacatttatatatatgtgcgtgtATGTACATAAGAATGGgtatatctatctatatatctatatatatctat
This genomic interval from Plasmodium brasilianum strain Bolivian I chromosome 1, whole genome shotgun sequence contains the following:
- a CDS encoding nucleic acid-binding protein, which encodes MEDFNNVHNVDNADYVDNADYVESTDHVSSPYAKNNINYNAFDEKDVEANQNNANVINSLVGKIISEKYLSDFINEEIFFIGEVVGIEDNKISLKSVNGKCVECVIQDRNFKAHTKYVGIKGTVSDDLKIIETRGVIFLEDINFEIVNEYINIYMQNINSDVFLSSY